In the genome of Pseudarthrobacter sp. IC2-21, one region contains:
- a CDS encoding acetyl-CoA carboxylase biotin carboxyl carrier protein, producing MTISPGDINSIVKALQESDWDEATVVVGDVKIAVARNGMHATQPPAPVDSVVAAGEPPALSSPVPAVPAPAAPAAPAAPAAIPASQAPSSAETDVLVTSPTVGVFWSAPEPGAPPFVEIGSTVAENDVVCIVEIMKLMSHVAAGTSGVITAVHAKAGDAVQFGSPLFSIRPDAG from the coding sequence ATGACAATCTCGCCAGGTGACATAAACAGCATCGTCAAGGCTCTGCAGGAGTCGGATTGGGACGAGGCCACGGTTGTCGTGGGGGACGTCAAGATTGCCGTTGCCCGCAACGGCATGCACGCGACGCAGCCTCCGGCTCCGGTCGATTCTGTGGTTGCCGCCGGCGAGCCGCCGGCGTTGTCATCCCCCGTTCCCGCTGTTCCGGCGCCCGCCGCCCCGGCGGCACCTGCTGCCCCAGCCGCAATACCGGCGTCCCAGGCTCCGTCGTCAGCTGAAACAGACGTGCTGGTAACGTCCCCTACGGTTGGAGTGTTCTGGAGTGCTCCTGAGCCAGGCGCTCCTCCCTTTGTCGAAATCGGCAGCACCGTGGCTGAGAATGACGTAGTCTGCATCGTCGAGATCATGAAGCTCATGTCTCACGTAGCTGCGGGAACGTCCGGAGTCATCACGGCAGTTCACGCAAAGGCCGGAGACGCTGTCCAGTTCGGCAGCCCCCTGTTTAGCATCCGTCCGGACGCGGGCTAG
- a CDS encoding acetyl/propionyl/methylcrotonyl-CoA carboxylase subunit alpha, which produces MRRILVANRGEIAVRIIRACFDEGMESVLAVSDADRNSLAARLADQVVVIGPGAASESYLSVPRIIQAALNSDCDAIHPGYGFLSERATLVDACEENGITFIGPPASVMRESGDKLLARAAAESVGIPTGKGTPGLTDLAEAIRAADALDAYPLLLKASAGGGGRGMTIVRGPQDLREGFIRSSTEAEKAFGDGTVYLEPYIEKARHIEVQLLADAHGNVCHLGERDCSAQRRYQKIIEEAPSAGLPDALVERIRSAAVSLAKALDYRGAATCEFLVDVQRDTFVFLEVNARVQVEHPVSEAVTGIDIIREQIRIARGEPLSFMQDDVQIQGHAIECRINAEDPRNGFLPSPGLVTEWTVPSGTGVRVDTYMQDGATVSPFYDSLIAKIIVHGRTREEAIDKMANVLRKSRAVGISTTLALQLEIMNDTRFRTEPITTKWLEESFLASN; this is translated from the coding sequence ATGCGCAGAATCCTCGTTGCCAATCGCGGTGAAATTGCGGTCCGGATCATCCGCGCCTGTTTTGACGAAGGAATGGAGAGCGTCCTGGCGGTTTCCGATGCTGACAGGAATTCGCTCGCAGCCCGACTGGCTGATCAGGTGGTGGTCATAGGACCTGGCGCCGCATCCGAGAGTTACCTTTCGGTGCCCCGTATCATCCAGGCCGCGCTGAACAGTGATTGCGACGCCATTCACCCCGGCTATGGCTTCCTGTCCGAACGCGCAACCCTCGTCGACGCCTGCGAAGAGAATGGAATTACCTTTATCGGTCCGCCGGCATCGGTGATGCGGGAATCCGGCGACAAACTGCTGGCCCGGGCCGCCGCTGAATCTGTTGGGATCCCCACCGGAAAAGGCACGCCCGGCTTGACGGACCTGGCCGAGGCCATTCGGGCTGCCGATGCCCTTGATGCCTATCCCCTTTTGCTGAAGGCATCCGCCGGTGGCGGTGGTCGCGGCATGACCATTGTGCGCGGCCCTCAAGATCTGCGCGAAGGGTTCATCCGCTCGAGCACCGAAGCGGAGAAGGCCTTCGGTGACGGCACCGTCTACCTCGAGCCCTACATTGAGAAGGCGCGGCACATCGAGGTGCAGCTGCTCGCTGATGCCCATGGCAACGTGTGCCACCTCGGAGAGCGCGATTGTTCCGCGCAGCGCCGCTACCAAAAGATTATCGAGGAAGCTCCCAGCGCCGGCCTGCCCGACGCTCTCGTAGAGCGCATCAGGAGCGCGGCGGTTTCCCTAGCTAAGGCTTTGGATTATCGCGGCGCTGCCACATGTGAGTTTCTCGTTGACGTCCAGCGCGATACCTTCGTCTTCCTTGAGGTGAACGCGCGCGTCCAGGTCGAACACCCTGTGAGCGAGGCCGTGACTGGTATCGACATTATTCGCGAGCAGATCCGCATCGCCCGGGGGGAGCCGTTGTCGTTTATGCAGGACGATGTCCAAATCCAGGGTCACGCCATCGAGTGCCGGATTAACGCTGAGGACCCCCGAAATGGATTCCTTCCATCACCGGGACTCGTTACTGAGTGGACAGTCCCTTCCGGGACCGGGGTGCGGGTAGATACGTACATGCAGGACGGAGCAACTGTCTCCCCGTTTTATGACTCACTGATCGCCAAGATCATCGTCCACGGCCGGACCCGCGAGGAAGCCATCGACAAAATGGCCAACGTCCTCCGCAAGTCGCGGGCGGTGGGGATCTCAACGACCCTCGCCCTCCAGCTCGAAATTATGAACGACACCCGGTTCCGAACCGAACCGATTACCACCAAATGGCTCGAAGAGTCATTCCTGGCCAGCAACTAG
- a CDS encoding enoyl-CoA hydratase-related protein has product MTFPTYSAIVLELEGHVAQITLNRPERLNALNDKLLDELDAAFDYLAGVEHRAVVIKGAGRAFSAGYDAGSDSKEIGYADERSAVEDRDRQLRNIEIFTKIWRHPLPVITQVHGYCMAGGTQLCIFSDITIVAEDAVIAASPALPIGGGFISPIWATLVGPKRAKLMSFDAGHRIDGRTAAQWGWATEAVPSDQLDEYVRDLAVSISRTPASILKLKKEAVNRVAELQGLIAISRMGAETDALLHLTPEIQKLQASIKERGLKGAISHFNEVGL; this is encoded by the coding sequence ATGACCTTTCCCACTTACTCCGCGATCGTCCTGGAACTGGAAGGCCACGTCGCGCAAATCACTCTAAACCGGCCAGAGCGGCTCAATGCACTCAACGACAAGCTCCTTGACGAGCTCGACGCCGCCTTCGACTACCTTGCCGGCGTCGAGCACCGGGCAGTAGTGATCAAGGGTGCCGGCAGGGCTTTCTCGGCAGGCTACGATGCAGGCTCCGACTCGAAAGAAATAGGCTACGCCGATGAGCGCAGCGCCGTTGAGGACCGTGATCGGCAGCTCCGCAACATCGAAATTTTCACCAAGATATGGCGCCACCCACTTCCGGTCATCACACAGGTTCACGGGTACTGCATGGCAGGCGGCACGCAACTGTGCATCTTCAGCGATATCACTATCGTGGCCGAAGACGCAGTCATCGCCGCTTCCCCAGCCCTACCGATTGGCGGGGGGTTCATTTCTCCAATCTGGGCCACACTTGTCGGGCCTAAACGCGCAAAACTCATGTCCTTTGACGCTGGCCACCGAATTGACGGCCGGACAGCGGCGCAATGGGGATGGGCAACCGAAGCTGTGCCCTCCGACCAGCTTGACGAGTACGTACGTGACCTGGCAGTCTCAATTAGCCGCACGCCGGCCTCCATCCTAAAATTGAAGAAGGAGGCCGTGAACCGGGTGGCCGAATTGCAGGGGCTTATCGCGATCAGCCGAATGGGAGCCGAAACGGACGCCCTGTTGCATCTGACCCCCGAAATCCAGAAGCTGCAGGCATCGATCAAAGAACGCGGCCTCAAAGGTGCCATCTCGCACTTCAACGAAGTGGGACTGTAA
- a CDS encoding cyclase family protein, with protein MTEAEFCQYDDLPLLAPLGIRTSWGKLDGSLGTLDLLADTAVREAAQSVASGQVLSLSLESDLLDPPLFGRRPTVHTVSETGRNIFEDELDQFNPQSSSQLDGLLHVRAREYGFYGGITDHDEARDALGMHHWAQRAIVGRGVLVDVRGHYGQEWNPFEERTLGVEELTSILEAQNVTLEPGDILCLRFGWVAEYRARQIRRENLTSAGDEFAGIASTDDMVRFLWNSQIAAVMADNPAVESAPGNPKNGSLHRKLIPGLGYALGELLDMDKLAEACHARGRFDFLFVAAPLNLYGAASSTANALAIL; from the coding sequence ATGACCGAAGCAGAGTTCTGCCAATACGACGATCTTCCGCTCCTTGCCCCGCTGGGTATCCGCACCTCATGGGGCAAGCTCGACGGATCACTTGGAACCCTGGATCTGCTTGCTGACACGGCCGTCCGGGAGGCCGCACAATCGGTAGCCAGCGGCCAGGTTTTATCCCTCTCTCTTGAGAGTGACCTCCTTGACCCGCCCTTGTTTGGCAGGCGGCCGACCGTCCATACAGTAAGTGAAACCGGACGAAACATATTTGAGGATGAACTCGATCAGTTCAATCCTCAATCCAGTTCCCAGCTGGATGGACTGCTGCACGTTAGAGCCCGGGAATACGGGTTCTATGGCGGCATCACCGACCATGATGAAGCACGCGATGCGCTCGGCATGCACCATTGGGCGCAACGGGCTATCGTTGGCCGCGGGGTTCTGGTGGACGTCCGTGGGCACTACGGCCAGGAGTGGAACCCCTTCGAGGAGCGGACCCTCGGAGTCGAGGAATTAACGAGCATCCTGGAAGCCCAAAATGTCACCCTCGAGCCGGGAGACATCCTCTGTCTGCGTTTTGGTTGGGTTGCCGAATATCGGGCGCGACAGATCCGCAGAGAAAACCTGACGTCAGCAGGTGACGAATTCGCGGGAATTGCCTCGACGGACGATATGGTCCGCTTCCTGTGGAACTCGCAAATTGCAGCAGTCATGGCTGATAATCCTGCAGTCGAGAGCGCCCCTGGGAATCCCAAAAACGGCTCACTGCACCGCAAGCTGATCCCCGGTCTCGGATACGCCCTCGGGGAACTGCTCGACATGGACAAGTTGGCCGAAGCATGTCATGCACGCGGCCGGTTCGATTTCCTGTTCGTCGCAGCGCCCCTGAACCTTTACGGGGCAGCAAGTTCAACAGCAAATGCGCTGGCCATCCTCTGA
- a CDS encoding enoyl-CoA hydratase-related protein, with translation MTLNRPEVLNAVDGELSDQLGSALTRLEEPSKLRAGVKKGSGRAFCAGLDMKAVANGAAVEATRHPEWGFAGIAERQLRKPLIAAVNGDAVGGGFEIVLACDLAITVPSARFALPEVRHGLIAAGAVFFGCRNSSRARSLQNRF, from the coding sequence ATGACCCTGAACCGTCCCGAGGTGCTGAATGCAGTCGATGGGGAGCTGAGTGACCAACTCGGAAGTGCGCTGACCCGCCTGGAAGAGCCGAGCAAGCTGCGAGCGGGAGTTAAGAAGGGTTCGGGAAGGGCCTTCTGCGCGGGCCTTGATATGAAAGCGGTTGCTAACGGGGCGGCCGTTGAAGCAACGAGGCATCCCGAATGGGGTTTCGCCGGCATCGCCGAACGTCAGCTTAGGAAGCCATTGATTGCAGCAGTGAACGGCGACGCCGTGGGCGGCGGCTTTGAGATCGTTCTCGCCTGTGACCTTGCCATCACCGTGCCCTCAGCACGGTTCGCTCTGCCAGAGGTTAGGCATGGTCTCATCGCCGCCGGGGCGGTATTTTTCGGGTGTCGCAACAGCTCCCGGGCAAGATCGCTTCAGAACCGCTTCTGA
- a CDS encoding acyl-CoA thioesterase, giving the protein MHTATYIELRPVAADGPQHAKGDYGQAVWLRAREPVRDLSATQAAVHRAVLALASDFTLLEPVVHHHDLSLSTPDVAIASLDHSLWWHSDGQLDDWILYVQESPWPGRGRGFACGRLFSMDGRLLASVAQEGLVRVPAGVASDEG; this is encoded by the coding sequence TTGCACACCGCGACATACATAGAGTTGCGGCCCGTCGCCGCCGATGGGCCGCAACACGCAAAGGGAGACTATGGGCAGGCGGTTTGGCTTCGTGCCCGGGAGCCCGTAAGGGACCTTTCAGCCACTCAGGCAGCCGTGCACCGGGCAGTACTGGCTCTAGCCAGCGACTTCACCCTTCTGGAACCAGTCGTCCACCACCACGACCTGTCGCTCTCGACGCCTGACGTAGCCATTGCCAGCCTGGATCACTCCCTGTGGTGGCACTCGGACGGACAGCTCGATGACTGGATTCTGTACGTGCAGGAGAGCCCTTGGCCTGGCCGAGGGCGTGGGTTCGCCTGCGGACGACTCTTTAGCATGGACGGACGTCTACTGGCCTCGGTGGCGCAGGAGGGGCTTGTACGCGTACCTGCTGGGGTGGCATCCGATGAAGGCTAA
- a CDS encoding 3-hydroxyacyl-CoA dehydrogenase family protein — MNNTFPPSGLPALVGVLGGGRMGAGIAHAFLTKGADVRIVERDEEAASAARQRVTEAVEKSAARGTLGSSTADVLSRLSVSTEYSSFAGCSLVIEAVPEDLQLKVPALLAVEEQLGDNAYLASNTSSLSVDTLAAELNRPGNFLGMHFFNPVPASALIEVVLGKKTSAELAATAKGWVEALGKTPVVVHDAPGFASSRLGVAVALEAMRMVEEGVASAEDIDAAMVLGYKHDTGPLRTTDIVGLDVRLGIAEYLQSMLGERFRPPQILVDKVARGEIGRKAGRGFFDWAS; from the coding sequence ATGAACAACACCTTCCCTCCTTCCGGCCTGCCCGCCTTGGTGGGCGTCCTTGGCGGCGGCCGAATGGGCGCGGGCATTGCCCATGCCTTTCTGACAAAAGGCGCTGACGTGCGAATAGTGGAACGCGACGAGGAAGCCGCTTCCGCCGCACGGCAACGCGTCACCGAGGCCGTGGAAAAATCTGCTGCCCGCGGAACCCTCGGGTCGTCGACAGCTGATGTGCTGTCCAGGCTCAGCGTCTCAACGGAGTATTCCTCCTTTGCAGGGTGCAGCCTGGTGATCGAGGCAGTTCCGGAGGACCTTCAACTAAAAGTGCCCGCCCTCCTGGCGGTAGAAGAGCAGTTGGGGGACAACGCCTATCTCGCATCCAACACCTCATCCTTGTCAGTCGACACTTTGGCAGCAGAGCTCAACCGACCGGGAAACTTCCTAGGCATGCACTTTTTCAACCCCGTACCAGCGTCAGCCCTCATCGAAGTGGTTCTGGGCAAGAAGACATCTGCTGAATTGGCAGCCACAGCAAAGGGCTGGGTGGAAGCACTAGGCAAGACTCCCGTTGTCGTTCATGACGCCCCGGGTTTTGCCTCCTCGCGCCTGGGTGTAGCCGTTGCACTGGAGGCCATGCGCATGGTGGAAGAGGGTGTTGCATCTGCCGAGGACATCGATGCAGCAATGGTGCTGGGCTATAAACACGATACCGGGCCGCTCCGGACCACGGACATCGTAGGCCTTGACGTCAGGCTGGGCATCGCGGAATACCTTCAATCCATGCTCGGTGAACGCTTCCGTCCACCTCAGATTTTGGTGGACAAAGTGGCGCGGGGTGAGATTGGGCGAAAGGCTGGCAGGGGCTTCTTCGATTGGGCCTCCTGA
- a CDS encoding enoyl-CoA hydratase/isomerase family protein, whose amino-acid sequence MVSAPDLATEHFSTLLVEEREDRVVVLLNRPDVRNAIDQQMVDELHVVCAALEQNPKILVIAGVDGVFASGADIAQLRERRRDDALQGINSTIFVRIAKLPMPVIAALDGYCLGGGAELACAADFRIGTPSVRIGNPETGLGILAASGATWRLRELVGEPLAKQLLLAGLVLRAEDALAANLITEIHEAPELMDAAHNLADRIGRQDPLAVRITKSVFHAPAEAHPLIDQLAQGILFESKAKFDRMQKFLDKKSDKTTGKKNS is encoded by the coding sequence ATAGTGTCCGCCCCGGACCTCGCCACCGAACATTTCAGCACCCTCCTGGTCGAAGAACGTGAGGACCGCGTGGTGGTCCTCCTCAACCGGCCGGACGTCCGTAACGCCATCGACCAGCAGATGGTGGATGAACTGCACGTGGTCTGCGCCGCGCTGGAACAGAACCCCAAAATCCTGGTCATCGCCGGCGTGGACGGTGTTTTCGCCTCCGGTGCGGACATCGCCCAGCTGCGCGAGCGGCGCCGGGACGACGCGCTGCAGGGCATCAACTCCACCATTTTCGTGCGGATCGCGAAGCTGCCGATGCCCGTCATCGCGGCGCTGGACGGCTACTGCCTCGGCGGCGGGGCCGAGCTCGCCTGCGCTGCGGACTTCCGGATCGGTACGCCCAGCGTCCGGATCGGCAACCCCGAGACCGGACTGGGCATCCTGGCAGCGTCCGGGGCAACCTGGCGGCTCAGGGAACTGGTGGGCGAACCGCTTGCCAAGCAGCTCCTACTCGCCGGCCTGGTGCTCCGGGCAGAGGATGCACTGGCTGCCAACCTGATCACGGAGATCCATGAGGCGCCGGAGCTGATGGACGCTGCCCACAACCTGGCGGACCGGATCGGCCGCCAGGACCCGCTGGCGGTGAGGATCACCAAGTCCGTGTTCCACGCCCCGGCGGAGGCCCACCCGCTGATCGATCAGCTTGCGCAGGGCATTCTCTTCGAATCCAAGGCCAAATTCGACCGGATGCAAAAGTTCCTCGACAAAAAATCCGACAAGACCACTGGAAAGAAGAACTCATGA
- a CDS encoding acetyl-CoA C-acyltransferase, with translation MVSATAGPQAFLVGGVRTPVGRYGGALSSVRPDDLAALVIRELVARAGLDPDSIDEVILGNANGAGEENRNVARMATLLAGLPLHIPGITVNRLCASGLSAIIQASQMIKSGAADIVIAGGVESMSRAPWVQEKPATAFAKPGQIFDTSIGWRFANPKFQKGELARDGKMTYSMPETAEEVARVDGITREDADAFAVRSHERSLAAIAAGRFADEIVPVTVKTRKSETVVDTDEGPRAGTTLEVLAGLRPVVSGGSVVTAGNSSTLNDGASAIIVASEAAIERLGLTPRARIIDGASAGCEPEIMGIGPVPATQKVLKRSGMSGGDLGVVELNEAFATQSLATMRRLGLDPEIVNNDGGAISLGHPLGSSGSRIAITLLGRMEREDAKFGLATMCIGVGQGTAMLLERV, from the coding sequence ATGGTGTCAGCTACCGCAGGACCGCAGGCTTTCCTTGTTGGAGGTGTCCGCACCCCGGTGGGGCGGTACGGCGGGGCGTTGTCCTCGGTCCGGCCGGACGATTTGGCGGCGCTGGTGATCCGGGAGTTGGTGGCCCGTGCGGGGCTGGATCCCGACAGCATCGATGAGGTGATCCTGGGCAACGCCAACGGCGCGGGTGAGGAGAACCGGAATGTGGCCCGGATGGCTACCCTCCTGGCAGGGCTGCCCCTCCATATCCCCGGGATCACGGTCAATAGGCTGTGTGCCTCCGGGCTGAGCGCCATCATCCAGGCCAGTCAGATGATCAAGTCCGGCGCCGCGGACATCGTGATCGCCGGCGGGGTGGAGTCCATGAGCCGAGCCCCCTGGGTCCAGGAAAAGCCCGCCACGGCGTTCGCGAAGCCGGGACAGATTTTCGATACCTCCATCGGTTGGCGGTTCGCCAACCCCAAGTTCCAGAAGGGTGAGCTGGCCAGAGACGGCAAGATGACCTACTCGATGCCCGAAACCGCCGAGGAAGTGGCCCGGGTGGACGGCATCACCCGTGAGGACGCCGACGCGTTCGCGGTCCGCTCCCACGAACGGTCCCTCGCCGCCATCGCCGCGGGACGGTTCGCCGACGAGATCGTGCCCGTGACCGTGAAGACCCGCAAATCCGAGACCGTCGTGGACACCGATGAGGGCCCGCGTGCCGGGACCACCCTGGAGGTCCTCGCCGGCTTACGCCCGGTGGTCTCCGGCGGTTCGGTGGTCACGGCCGGCAATTCCTCCACCCTCAACGACGGTGCGTCCGCGATCATCGTCGCGTCCGAGGCCGCCATTGAACGGCTGGGCCTGACACCCCGGGCCCGGATCATTGACGGTGCTTCGGCCGGCTGCGAACCCGAGATCATGGGCATCGGCCCGGTCCCTGCCACCCAGAAAGTACTCAAGCGCAGCGGCATGAGCGGGGGCGACCTGGGCGTCGTCGAACTCAACGAAGCCTTCGCCACCCAGTCGCTTGCCACCATGCGGCGGCTTGGCCTGGATCCGGAGATCGTGAATAACGACGGCGGCGCCATCAGCCTGGGGCATCCCCTCGGTTCCAGCGGATCACGGATCGCCATCACCCTCCTGGGACGGATGGAACGTGAGGACGCCAAATTCGGCCTCGCCACCATGTGCATCGGCGTGGGCCAGGGCACTGCGATGCTGCTGGAGCGCGTATAG